In Drosophila santomea strain STO CAGO 1482 chromosome 3L, Prin_Dsan_1.1, whole genome shotgun sequence, a single window of DNA contains:
- the LOC120447716 gene encoding uncharacterized protein LOC120447716 gives MAWIIDDPAIVNFIVMALLFVAENIPSFQGKYRLVFHLSKIHIFFVWKLKAKMSKSSRCFKLPPVSSSSVSSISGSESGQGLEDMLRVTKVLTSQAENEERFLYGDGPKKSNSDLQKKVSTPDPEEEVPMDPPFVAMVSNLPMECTESELQKVFQSFSIRSLTIPKKGKRPKGFAYVEMDSRGDLIRLLKMDKLKCRGRCLMAKISELPPEPPKRGAGDGFFTFSRSCSQFDISSSHYSASVSDLSTIDSPVSANKSPFLPESESSFYGKENPIKRVPSSTEELERRMELRLQKLAEFENAESERVASECQDDQDSFMSWSDALDEIRKSENI, from the exons ATGGCTTGGATTATAGATGACCCGGCCATCGTCAACTTCATCGTCAT GGCTTTGCTTTTTGTGGCAGAAAACATTCCCAGTTTTCAAGGAAAATACAGACTCGTTtttcatttatcaaaaatacatattttctttgtttggaAACTAAAGGCTAAGATGTCCAAGTCATCGCGTTGTTTCAAGCTGCCGCCAGTCAGCTCCTCTTCCGTGTCCTCGATTTCCGGCAGCGAATCGGGGCAAGGATTGGAGGACATGTTGCGCGTGACAAAGGTGCTAACTTCCCAGGCGGAGAATGAAGAGCGTTTCTTGTACGGCGATGGGCCCAAGAAATCGAATTCGGATCTACAGAAGAAGGTCAGTACACCGGATCCGGAAGAGGAGGTGCCCATGGATCCACCATTTGTGGCAATGGTCAGCAACTTGCCAATGGAGTGCACCGAATCCGAATTGCAGAAAGTGTTTCAAAGTTTTTCGATCCGTTCTCTAACCATTCCCAAGAAGGGAAAGCGACCCAAGGGATTCGCTTACGTGGAAATGGATTCACGTGGGGATCTCATTCGTCTGCTGAAAATGGATAAGCTCAAGTGCCGCGGTCGTTGTCTCATGGCCAAAATAAGTGAATTGCCGCCCGAACCACCAAAAAGGGGAGCTGGAGATggctttttcactttttcacgTTCATGCAGCCAATTCGATATAAGCTCTTCCCATTATTCGGCCAGTGTCAGTGATCTCAGTACCATCGATTCGCCAGTCTCGGCGAATAAGTCACCTTTCCTTCCGGAAAGTGAGTCGTCCTTTTACGGCAAGGAAAATCCCATTAAAAGGGTACCAAGTAGTACAGAGGAATTGGAACGCCGTATGGAGCTTCGTCTTCAGAAGCTGGCCGAATTCGAGAATGCTGAATCGGAGAGAGTCGCTAGTGAGTGCCAGGA